In Acanthopagrus latus isolate v.2019 chromosome 23, fAcaLat1.1, whole genome shotgun sequence, the genomic window TAgtcttttctgtctgtgcacaatattttcttttcaaatgctCTCCGCAGTGCATCATATGGATCTGCGTTCCAAGATTTTGCCACTTCAATTGAATATTTTGTGAAGCCTGTCCAGTTCCCTCTTGTGCTGTTGAACTCCTTCATTACCTTCTTGTTGAAACGATCTAGAAGGATATACTCTATATCTTTCAAACCTGGACCCTTGAATGTACAACACGCTGAGATTTGTGAATAATCTTCGTCTGTGAAAACTgtcatgaaaggaaaaaaaatgacatcaaatcAATTTGTACAACTCATATCACTTAAACTTGAAGAAAAGCAACTCACCTGGGCTGACAAGAGAGAACATCAGACAAAATAGGAGAATATGCATGTTTCCCTAACTACAGGAACAAAGCTCGTCTGGTGCTCACAGATACTCGGCAATGAATGCAGGTTCACAACGTTTAGAAAGAATGTGCCCGCCCTCTTGTTTGGTTGAAACTCCCTCCTCGTTTGGTAGTTCCTTGTTTCAGGGATCGTTCAAGTGTCATCCAAATTAGAgttagcaaacacacaaacaccatgtGCAGAAAAAGAATGACACAAGCAAAacataagtaaaaaaaaaaaaaaaagacagagaataaaaatgtctgctggTTCAAacttaagttacatttttttcttcaaaaaggTCAATAATTTGCCTTTATTTTCACTAAAACTTGCATTACAGTCTTGCAGCAAACTCTAGCTGCTTTGAAAACTTCATTGTTGTTGCACCTGATTCTCGTTCGAATTAATTTATAGGTGCTCTAACACGCAGACTTGTTGGCCTCCAAACAGGGACTTATTTAGTGCCAGAAATGACCAAGTTCACATTCATCTGCTGCCAAAATCCACGCTTACTTATTGCTTTCCAAGAGTCTGATGTTCCTACCTACAGGATCGAAGTGGAGGATTcatcaaatgaaataaagcGTGTGGAGAATCTGCACTAGCTTGTTGTGGTGGAAGAGAAGTCGGCCATCCTCAATCTAAGTTGGTAATTGAAGCATATTACATAGACTTCTACAATCAATGCTCAATGACTCAATTGCATTCATGTGCATTTATTATGAgttcaaaatggaaaaagacaacCCTTGATTACAATGTGTCATACAGTAGGGAAACAACATTCAGTGAATTTATATAATATGCAAGTTATTCAGCTTCATTCAtacatgttacatgtttgtttttataaaggTATTTGGGGAATTTTTGCTTGATAGCAGACAGTTGAGACAGTGAACCAGGGTTGATGTGATCTCCAGGCTGGATATGGTTTACATGCGGACTGCTAGGCCTCCCAGATATTCTGGTATTGGCTTCCTTTCACGAAAAAGAAAATTCCTGCAGGAACTCCAAGAAGTCCAAGACTCAGGCCAAGTCCACAAAAGACATCTGGAGCGTTACTAATCTCATCCGTTTCAACATCTGGGGAtgacagaacatttgttttcaagTTAACACAAATCtgtaaaggagacatattatgctcattttcaagctcactgttttattttgggttactacttATAATAGGTTTACAATGCTTCAGTGCTATAAAAACACATcggttttctcatactgtccagtgttgcagcactgcATTCGCCCTCTGTCAGAAAcgctctgtttcagctgctgtctctttaaggacctccctcctgaatacccagtctgctctgattggtcagctcacactcACCTGAcacagcactgctaacaacaacagatcaGCTGTACTTTATCAATTCTTACATGTAAAACTAGCTGGTAGGCATGATTATGCAagtgtgtgacatgatgatgtagtgtgatgtcacaaatccacagaattaaaggtgagaCTACTGgtgaggtgtttcaggagcagtgttttctgtgggagagaggggcTTCTGTCCCTGACCTTTTGCATGCATGAGAATCTTTATAACACACTGAGGGAAATGAACAGATCAAAAAGCACTATAGGTCTCCTTTGAATGATTTCAGAATTGATTCCTATATTTCTATCAGACAGAGAGAATATTAAAATACTCATAAGCATTAAGCTTCTTTGCTCTCACCCCAAAACTTGGTCTGAGGCCCCTTCAGTGACTCGTGTTCCACAGTGCAGCTGTAGATGTCTCCTTGCTTCGGGACAAAGCTCAGGGTGGAGAAAACATAAAACGTCCCATCAGAATTGGGTGTGCACTTATAGAAAGCATCTTCCACCATTATTTCTTCGTCATTCTTGGTCCACTTAATGTTGATGGTAGGTGGGTAGAAATGGTTGATGAAGCAGATGAGAGTGTTCTCTTCCTCTGTTACTACATCATCTCTGGGGTAGATCATGATTTCTGGTGCCTCTGgcaaacacaataacaaatcATTTAATGTGCTTTGAATTTTGTTCAACTGATATAGTATCTTTGACACAAGTACTGTTACATCAACGTGTTGAGTATCTCTCACCTTTAGGCCTCTCTTTCGCTGACTTGTCTGGTTTCCATCTCAGTAAGTTACTTTTGCATATAGATCTGTAATATACTGCATCTTGATAAGCCCAAGAAATATGCAGCATTGTGGCCAGTCTGCTTTCCCAAACTAGAACCCCCTTTTTAAAGTCTGCATAGTAGACCTCGTCGCCGTCCAGTGTCACAGTGAGTTGAGTATCGCTTGATTCAAAGCATCCATAGGTGTGACAAAGTTCATAACTTCCTGGGAAAATGAAACGATCCATACATCAATTCAGTGACAACACAGTCATTAAAAGATCGACAAATAAACTCATGcatgtgtcattttcattaaCTGATTTAGATGCAAAAGAAAGCGGTACTTACTTTgtgcacagatgcacacagcTGCTGAGAAAATAAGAAGAGTTTGGAAGTACATCTCGTTCAGTCTGCATGTACTAAAGTGAGCTGCCACCTCTCTTGGTTTTCAGTGAGAAAGATGAGACTCTTCAAGCCCGACTGTGTTCAACGCAACCTTTCCtcataaatgaaaaaattaCATCACTCAATCAgtctaaaagaaaacatgtgatgcttttgtttgcttttcttcctcATGCTTTGTAACCACTTCACATCCTCATAGTTTTACACTTCATCCGTTTGTTAGGCTGATAAATCAGAGCAGTTTCCTCCTTCAGAACAGAGGTCCCATGAAGATcctatttcatatttttgaatgttccttttttcactttgttttcaaatcCAAAATTGATCGACTGAGTTACTAAACATACTATGACCCACTTAATGCAAGATGGacaaatgatgataaatatgaAGATACATAATGACAGTTGAACTGGGCAGCAGTTGGACAATTCATCGCACCCCTCATTTGGTAAAGTGCGACTGGGAAGCGTATAGGACTGAGAGAAATGCCAACGTGCGGCCTGCTCTCAGGGAGAGGACACCACGAAGGTGCTTCCCTTCACATCTGGAGGCTGACAGGGGGCAGCTGTGGCACAGGAGGTAGGGCTGAACGACCACCGATCGGACAGTCGGTGGTTTGATCCCCGGCTCCGGCTGCATGTCCAAGCGACCTTGGGCAacatactgaaccccaaattgctcccggTGGCtgttccatctgtgtgtgaggcGACGTGTGAATGGCTTAGCACAGAAATATCGGTTTCTCCAGATAGGAGACGCgatgagcaggttggcaccCTGCACGGCACCCCCATGTACCGAATGTGGATATGTTAGATGTTTTCTCAGCACCTACGTAAATAACCTACACAGTCTGCGGTGTTCTTGCAAAGAGCAGAAAGCTAATATAGCACAGTGTCATGACTTCGCCGCTTCTTCCAATCCAGCAGCTGACCAACAGACCTGAGAACAAAGGGTAGCTGCTGGCACAAGACCAAAGCGTTGGAAGCGACCTCTGTGTCAAATGAAGGGCGCAGAGGGAATAATGATAATGTAAACTGTCAATCAGATTCACTGCGTTTGAAAAGGCAGCTGAAGTGGAAGAAGGCGACTGTGAGTGGAATCGAGAGAAACACGGGGGACGCAAATACAGTAGTAGGCTAAGACAGCTGCAGCAAGTTTTAGagcaccctctctctctcacacacacacacacacacacacacacacacacacacacacacacagccagactcACATGATCACACAGGCAGTCAGCCAATGATAATTTACTATGAGAGCATACATGACCTCTGTGCCAACAATAGCTGTCGCACAAGAATAGTGTAAGCCGATGAAAGTGCCTCCAACGCATTCAGACATGAgctacaagtgtgtgtgtgtgtgtgtgtgtgcgtatgtgtgaaTACAGGACAGAATAAAATCCACTTTATAAGCACAGAACGGTCTTGATGTctcatgtcttgtgtttgtccagtgaaaaagtcaaaagtcagaCATTGTGGTGAAGGTGAGGGCGATAAGAAAGCTCTGGGAGTAGCTCCtcgaaaaaaaatcacatcGCTGCAGCGAAACAGCAACGTGGGGAGAGCGGAGACTAACTCACTGGAGCTCTGTTGACAAGAGCAACAGACGccgcagagggagagagacgaggaTCCATGCTGCTGGCCACCTGCACCCGTGGCACTAACTAGCTGCCCAGGAACGTTGAGTCAGACAAACCAGGCAGGAACAAATGCCCAGCAAGAAAATATTGTGACAAGCGTTTGTGGCGTTACAATGTGGAGGCCGAGATTTTTCGAGTTGgcagtttgaatttttttttttttttttttttttttttttgctattaaGAAGCTTCTCCAAATGGAACTCTCGGTGCACACGAGTCAAGTCAAAGACGACCTTCTTCTCTCTATCGTCGTTTGCACCCTCTGCCAATTTTCGGCTGAGTGATTCATCTTTGTCACATCTCTGATTAGCTGACATTTGCTAGTTCATGGAGATAAACACAAGGGGtgctttttgtttcagcagcagtcaACACTTGCCTTCTGTtgcttcactgcaaaaaaagaacaaaacacagggGATAAAAGGCCCGTACACACCGGGGACATGATGAGGAAACCACACTGCGAATGTCAAATATTAGTCTGTGAATATCTCTTATCCTGAATAAAAGTTTATAGATTTGTGAAATGCGACACTGGCGCACTCATAAAATCCTGCGTGCTCAAACATTAATGGCTGCTTGTAACAATCTGTAGAGATGTCTTCATCACTTTTTCAAGAGCAAAatttttgatttgtgatttcctgttttttcctgATTGCCTCTCCATAATGTTTAACtctccatttcctgtctttgtctttttcctgaccctttttctgtgtgtacCGGTGTTTCATTTGGTAATTCACCAAATGTTCAAGCCTGCATTTTTTATTCGTTTTCTGTAATACTCTATTGCTTCTCACGTTCTCTTTCGTTAATAAAGCTTGCCTTTAGTTTGTCCACTTGCCGGTCTCTGTGTCTTGCATctgggtcctttttttttttttattgcttaaGACACCTTAATGTGAGATGACAAACGATGCTAATAACTGTGTGGCCCTCAGCGAactctcttcctctgttgtttctcAGGAATACAAAACGGGTGAGTGGGTCAAGTGGCTGCAAATctcaacacatgcacaaaccTTGACACAATCATGTAGAGGAGACCAGTCTGTCATCAAAGAGATTTCCAATCAGTCACGAGCTGCTGATGTTCCTATAGCAACCAGGGACACTTGTTCCAGCTATTCTAGTATGCACACGGTGTATCTGTGCATACACCCACGTGCTGTAGATCGGTACGGacatatatttttgtgtgtgtgtgtcatatggTCACTACACTACACTCTTGATTTGCTGTTTCTACTCTGCACGCTTCAGAACGTCCGCTGGGCCTTTTCACAGTGAAGCAGCCCTGTGACTGCTGGAAAGGTTAATGGCACGTGCAGAGCATGAGAGCTGTACATTTCACATGTGGCTGTAGCTGCATCTTGGTGATGACCAGGCTGGGAGCTGATCGTCTTTATACCAGTAGGGGAATATAAAGTGGATGTCTCCCAATTAGCCTTTGAAACCTTTTCAAAGGATCAGAAGATAATTATTCAGCTCATTGGGTGAATTGGTTGAATCTCTCGCTTTGATTTGATAAAGGAACCTTTAATTGGTGGCGCATCCACTTGTTCGCCTGCCCGCCAGAGTAAGAGTGATTCGGTGATTagcatctgcatgtgtgtgaatttgtgtgacGGCAGAGAATAATGAGCGAATGCATTTGTATCTACACAATTTCCTTTGTGTTGTCCTggaattgttgttgttgtaacaaGACAGCATGGATacctttgtgtgtttcttgttcAGACTGGGTGTGCAACGTATTTGTCAactacagtaagcagcagtttAGCGAGCCGCAATGTTAAGAAAGTGAAGAAATCAAGAAAATGCGTCACATCTGTGAGACCAACATTTAAAGGGTTGAATTTGGACCTGTCAATATAAATATACGCAACAATAACAAGCTCTCTTAATTTACTCATGTAGTTAACGTATCAAACTGTCAGCATACGGTAAGTATCTGATACACCTGCCACTGGTAAGCTGCCagggtcatgttgttttgggagtctTACATCCAATCATTTAATTGACTAGAGTTAGCTCCCAGATTTACAAAagtgatcaatcaatcaatcaatcagggAATTAATTGAATATAGATAAATAGACTGATACTATCATTGGTgtatataattaaaaaaaaaaaatcttcccaTCCCTCTTCCTGTTAACATCTTGTTAAACATGGTTCTTGAAGTTGCCTCATGAATACAGCAGATGACCGATTCACTCCCCATTATCGTATTAACGTGTGTGATCGCACACAGTCCATCACCTGATGCATTATGATCACATTATAGTGTGACACGTCCAGCTGCTCCCCTCTCACGCTGCATCTTTCCTAACACCTGTCCCATAACTCCTTCACAAAGTGTCAGCACAGCTTCTATTCTCGGTGGCAATTGTTCGTCCTTGTTTAGACAGGATGTTGACAGTAAGTGAGGTTTAGGggggacaggaagagaggaggcgGGGTACGAGGTGAATCAGAGTTTCCCGTCCTGATAAAGTGAATGATGATAGCTGCACATTAAAACTGCTCAGAGCGTGGCCTGCCCACTGGCACAGACAGGAACTTTCTCAGGCTTGTCAAAAAGTAGTCAAAAAGAGAGATACACTTTGTCCATCACTACAAACTCAGGTTACATCAATCAGCTTTTTCATATAATTTCAAATTCCAGTCAGGATCCTGCTATTCACACAAGCAGATGATCAGGTACAAATCTATGATAATgctgaaaagatttgttgtgACAGTGTTTGACTGACATGTCCAAATCTTTAGTTTCAATATTTAACGAAATAATCcataaaatgtttggttttttttttggtcaagaGGAAGTTTACATcttctttaataaaatattcatcattGTGTTCTTTTTGAAATATTCCTCCATGTACATACATGAATATTTGACAAACCTTTGAATATAATCACCACCAGCCACAACCTCAATATTAGAACACATGATTGACAGCTCtataataaaacagacattatAGGTATTGTGAAAATACACTGTACAGTGTctataaaatgcattttcattcaTGGCTGGGAATGGTAGCTTGGATAACAGGACGCCGCTATCTGCATTTTCTTActggctttttcttttcaatgcATTCCCTCCCATCTCAACCTTTTAACCAGCACCGTCAGTCAACAATTATAGTTCCTTCCCACACCAACACAATGAAGGTTGTCAGTCATATACTGTAGGTCATGGTATATCTCAGAGCTAAATGAAGGCTGAAGGATTTCCTAGTGGTTCTTGAAGACGTTTTCCCTTTCATCAGAAAGACTTCTTCCTTTCTAGCAGACTGACGTGCAGCGGATTGCCAGGTAGTCCTCCATGGATGTCTCCATTAATCATTAAAGTCTTCCGACACTACCCTGGGATTTAATTGTTCCGATCCCAACATTTTAGTATTCTGTTTCAAGAGAAGGACCTTTCAAAAACTGCTTCCGCTGGATGActatgaaaacaacacagagagggGGAGCAGAACTTGCAGAGTCCACAGTGTATAATATTACTTGTATTTACTGTATAGAGTGCATCATTATGAACAGTGGGGTTATCAattccagcagctgcagcagcaccattATAGACCAATCAgctgtcaaacatttgatattgaCATGCGCAGCGGGACCTAAGTGTTAATTAGGTGGTCGAGATCCGCCGAGACAACCTGGGTTTCACACACCAGTCCTCCAAGCTTTCGCCCCCCAGCTTTCAACAGATGCAGCTTATTCCAGTAATAAGACTAATCAGCCTCTTTAAGGCTTTAAGCAGCTTTGGGATCTCGAACATCTCCAATCAAAAAGATAAAAGCAGTGATGAAGTGTCAGCCTCAGTGGAgacttacaaaaaaaacaaaaaactctctGGTGTTACTAACAGAGATGGAATAACGACACCTCATCTGGTTTAAGCTATTCAGACATCGTATTTGAACGTTCCTGTTTACCTCAGGCTATGTCTGTATTCCCAGTGGGGCTGCACAAAatggtacaaaaaaaaccccctctCTGTGATTATTGTGACAGATATTTAGATTGCGATGTGATTCACGAACAGTGGGAAGGACCATTTTTGCATCAGAACTTTCATTTTCGCCGTAAAACTATGGAAATCGTGATGATGTGACAGTTGTCGGGGTCTGCGCCAAACAAAAGGGTTCTTTTTCTCCATAGGGCTTCAGTGTGATGCTGTTCGGTCACATTTATCAAAAAAGCAGCTcctgtgatttggatattgccTTTCGATAACATGTGAAGCAACAACATAGAACTTCTACTGATGCGTCGTCTTCCCAGGACTTGACATTCTTGTTCATGAGGGAATTATGGAGATGACGCGAACTGTTCTGAGTGAGCAGAGCGGATCTGAGTTCAGACATCCTCACTTTGCCTCTTTTTTCAGCAGCATTCTGCTGGTGCACACAAGACACTAAATAATATATCAATGAGGCTGCTATTCTCTGGAATTAAAGCGTTGTACCTGGCTTCTGAGCAAGAGTCGGTAcaacgtgtgtttgtgtgtgggacaagggtgtgtgtatatatgtgtgtgcaagGGACCATTAAAAAtgttcctctgctttttttttttctaaccccACAGGGCCTCTGTTTGAAGCTCACTGCTGCAATGTGTGTGGCTTTTCAAACACATAGCCAGCGGCAGCAGGAACGGGGCGCAGCAGATGTCAAGATTCGGTACGACGTGGTCTGTGGGAGGAGTTGCCGTGTGAGATTTTAAgctcattttttaaacaaatgtatcaCAGAGTCATTGACATGGGATGATAAAGTGACATGTTCAATTGGCTGCGAAGAGAGCACCTTGCTGTTTTCGAGTGTGTGGCGGGGCTCGCAGACGATCGTCAGGCGGCTGTTTCACGCCGTGCAACTGATGGTTCTCTAAGATGTTGTTCTCAAATGTTGCACACACCCACCATCTTTTTGGTCACTGTTCAGCTAATGTACTTTCCAACAACAGTCGTACGTcagtttatgtatttttcataaGTTTTCCCTCACTGTTGATCCTCCAGTCCCTTATTCCACATGTgttgctgtttctttgtttttatcctttAAGTTGCTGACCATCTGCTCCTGGCTTACCGACAATCTCTCCTTTCCTTTAGGACCTTCAGCTTAACAACATCAGAGAGATCCAATACACAGACGTCTGATTATAACTCTCAACACCTATGAAGCCCCAGTAGGATGGTTGCTTGGTGATGTGGCTTTTGTCTTATGAGAGCACTTGTTAAAGGGGTGATTCACTAAATGAGGGAATGTCGTAATTCTCAATCTAACATCCTGTTGATCTTAGTTTTCCAGTAAAGAAGAAGAGGTGTAGTTATGAATGGAGAAGTATAATCTTATGTTGTCATCCCTTTGGTCTCTGTCTGGGTGTCCCGCTCTAaactgtcagacaaaaatgaaaaggaaagaaaaggaaaatgacaaaatggcctccttttgctctctttttctaGTTAcaccaggctgtgtgtgtgtgtgtgtgtgtgcatctttgtTTGGCTTTCTCTCCTTATCGCCTCTGTCATGTTATCCTATTAACGTTTTTACTGTCATTCTTCCCAGCTCACTATGTGTACGGTATTCCAGTCAACACTAAAGGCTACTTTATGCCTAATCCTCATGTTTAAATGGTTTGCTTGTGTCATGGAGGCAAACGCCTGGACTCTCTTCGCTCCACAGGACGATATCACCTGTTCGCCAGTCACCCCAGTTCCCACAACCTCCGGTCACCCAAGGAGCTGTTCCCACACAACTGCTCTTAATTTAGTCCTCCGCGCTCCTCTATAAATAGAAAACTGTTTACCAGATAATAAACAGTTGCTATTTCCGCCTGCTCGTCTGTTCAAGTATGCAACCTTGCCACGCCTTCTCAGTAAATCACCTCGGAAACTCGTCTGATTTAACTTCAGGCGAAACTAAGGTGTTCGGTGCCTTTGTATATGTATTGCTAGAGGTATT contains:
- the LOC119014240 gene encoding H-2 class II histocompatibility antigen, A-Q alpha chain-like isoform X1, with amino-acid sequence MYFQTLLIFSAAVCICAQRSYELCHTYGCFESSDTQLTVTLDGDEVYYADFKKGVLVWESRLATMLHISWAYQDAVYYRSICKSNLLRWKPDKSAKERPKEAPEIMIYPRDDVVTEEENTLICFINHFYPPTINIKWTKNDEEIMVEDAFYKCTPNSDGTFYVFSTLSFVPKQGDIYSCTVEHESLKGPQTKFWDVETDEISNAPDVFCGLGLSLGLLGVPAGIFFFVKGSQYQNIWEA
- the LOC119014240 gene encoding H-2 class II histocompatibility antigen, A-B alpha chain-like isoform X2, which codes for MYFQTLLIFSAAVCICAQRSYELCHTYGCFESSDTQLTVTLDGDEVYYADFKKGVLVWESRLATMLHISWAYQDAVYYRSICKSNLLRWKPDKSAKERPKEAPEIMIYPRDDVVTEEENTLICFINHFYPPTINIKWTKNDEEIMVEDAFYKCTPNSDGTFYVFSTLSFVPKQGDIYSCTVEHESLKGPQTKFWVLCQVSVS